The Streptomyces sp. NL15-2K genome contains a region encoding:
- a CDS encoding enoyl-CoA hydratase/isomerase family protein yields the protein MTRLKTLLQLDSFHATFLKMNASGTIFVAALNGSALAVGAELAFACDLRIMADGEHVIGLTEVLLALTPGGGGSQRLPRLIGTQRTLVAVLEGRPFTPAEALSLGAVDEVVPQETVLARSIERAEYLSLRSKKSLGAIKRSIYFGSSLSLEDGLQLEHAEFLVRDQSKEAQRRMLEYIATTDATGELPLLNRETYARALAAGRIGGSPSE from the coding sequence ATGACCCGGCTCAAGACACTTCTGCAGCTCGACAGCTTCCATGCCACCTTCCTGAAGATGAATGCAAGCGGCACCATCTTCGTTGCGGCACTCAACGGTTCGGCACTTGCCGTCGGCGCGGAACTGGCATTTGCCTGTGATCTGCGCATCATGGCAGACGGGGAGCATGTCATCGGCCTGACAGAAGTCCTGCTCGCACTGACACCGGGTGGCGGCGGCTCTCAGCGACTGCCTCGTCTGATCGGTACTCAGCGGACGTTGGTCGCCGTTCTCGAAGGCAGGCCGTTCACGCCTGCAGAGGCTCTCTCGCTCGGTGCGGTCGACGAAGTGGTGCCACAGGAAACGGTCCTCGCACGGTCGATCGAGCGCGCAGAGTATCTGAGCCTACGCTCGAAGAAATCTCTCGGAGCCATCAAGCGATCCATCTACTTCGGCAGCTCCCTGTCGCTCGAGGACGGCTTGCAGCTCGAGCACGCCGAGTTCCTGGTCAGAGACCAATCGAAGGAAGCTCAGAGGCGGATGCTTGAATACATCGCCACCACGGACGCCACTGGCGAGCTCCCTCTGTTGAATCGTGAGACGTACGCGCGAGCACTCGCCGCCGGGCGAATCGGAGGTAGCCCAAGCGAGTAG
- a CDS encoding ABC transporter permease: MTVADERTTVATETQLPVEPSRFSLSHPRSRIAWIRPSVWAPLLVMLAILAALWQWGADELPYLLPALPDIGHSLATQLGYYVDNALVTLGEAVLGLAMGFVAAFVLAVLTSELPLVRRAVMPIAVVLNVTPLVAIAPALVVAFGFGPLPKLVIAGLICFFPLLINTAIGLRSVSQQVLQVYRTMDAGRVELLWHVRVPNALPFLFAGLRIVFPLSLVGAVVAEMSASGSARGLGTVISVASSMNQLPVVYAAILVLAVMGVLLLLAVTLVERRVLHWHDSAHN, from the coding sequence ATGACCGTAGCCGACGAACGCACCACTGTGGCGACCGAGACCCAGCTGCCTGTCGAGCCGTCGCGCTTCAGCCTCAGCCACCCGAGGTCCCGGATCGCGTGGATCCGCCCGTCCGTCTGGGCGCCTCTTCTCGTGATGCTGGCGATCCTCGCCGCCCTCTGGCAGTGGGGAGCCGACGAGCTGCCGTACCTGCTGCCGGCGCTGCCGGACATCGGCCACTCGCTCGCCACACAGCTCGGCTACTACGTCGACAACGCCCTGGTCACCCTGGGCGAGGCGGTGCTCGGCCTCGCGATGGGGTTCGTCGCCGCGTTCGTTCTCGCGGTGCTGACCAGTGAGCTCCCACTGGTACGCCGGGCGGTCATGCCGATCGCGGTTGTCCTCAACGTCACTCCGCTCGTGGCCATCGCACCGGCGCTGGTCGTGGCCTTCGGCTTCGGCCCGCTGCCCAAGCTCGTCATCGCCGGCCTGATCTGCTTCTTCCCACTCCTGATCAACACCGCGATCGGTCTGCGGTCCGTGTCGCAGCAGGTGCTGCAGGTGTACCGGACGATGGACGCCGGCCGCGTCGAGTTGCTGTGGCACGTGCGCGTCCCCAACGCGCTGCCGTTCTTGTTCGCGGGGCTGCGCATCGTCTTCCCGCTGTCGCTCGTCGGCGCCGTGGTGGCCGAGATGTCGGCGTCGGGATCGGCCCGCGGCCTCGGCACCGTGATCAGTGTGGCCTCGTCCATGAACCAGCTGCCGGTCGTATACGCCGCGATCCTCGTCCTCGCGGTCATGGGTGTGCTGTTGCTGCTCGCCGTGACGCTGGTCGAGCGCCGCGTTCTCCACTGGCACGACAGCGCCCACAACTGA
- a CDS encoding NtaA/DmoA family FMN-dependent monooxygenase (This protein belongs to a clade of FMN-dependent monooxygenases, within a broader family of flavin-dependent oxidoreductases, the luciferase-like monooxygenase (LMM) family, some of whose members use coenzyme F420 rather than FMN.), whose product MEERRAVNGMHIGFDLSFTHTEGAWARQGSWVGQDFPDVRMYMELARTAERAGVGMLFFGDGSGIPSTWRGKIEPAVEWGIQWPRHDMSPVIAAMSTVTEKVGFGLTYSSTFMHPFYVARLLNSLDHVTGGRIAFNVVASTRGADAANYGFAELMDHDLRYERMEEFLAVCRGLWDSVAPDAIVRDRETGRFADPSKVHPIDHQGRFFTVKGPLASVPSPQHHPVIVQAGNSPRGIAASARFADLIFGFGGNLTAQQNHRKLLDEALLAEGRDPARTGILWATQVIVGRTAAEARARRDAVHEFWNEEAVATYLSHNAGYDLSTLPQSFRLAELRDEIVAANASPAGLIGSLVAEFGENHTMSRGEFFAHGRGSATGLDHSIVGDPATVADALEENFAATGSRGGYMLSCPLAMPSGFAEISELLLPELRRRGALAPAYPGATLRENLAV is encoded by the coding sequence GTGGAAGAAAGGCGTGCGGTGAACGGCATGCACATCGGCTTCGACCTGTCCTTCACCCACACCGAGGGCGCGTGGGCCCGGCAGGGGTCATGGGTCGGGCAGGACTTCCCGGACGTACGCATGTACATGGAGCTCGCGCGGACGGCTGAGCGCGCCGGCGTCGGCATGCTGTTCTTCGGTGATGGCAGCGGCATCCCCAGCACCTGGCGGGGGAAGATCGAACCGGCCGTGGAGTGGGGCATCCAATGGCCGCGCCACGACATGTCACCGGTCATCGCGGCGATGTCCACCGTGACCGAGAAGGTCGGCTTCGGACTCACCTATTCGTCGACGTTCATGCACCCGTTCTACGTCGCCCGGCTGCTGAACTCGCTCGACCACGTGACGGGTGGGCGCATCGCCTTCAACGTGGTCGCCTCGACGCGCGGCGCGGACGCGGCCAACTATGGGTTCGCCGAGCTGATGGACCACGACCTGCGCTACGAGCGGATGGAGGAGTTCCTCGCGGTCTGCCGCGGGCTGTGGGACTCGGTGGCACCCGACGCCATCGTGCGTGACCGGGAGACGGGCCGGTTCGCCGACCCCTCGAAGGTGCACCCGATCGATCACCAAGGGCGCTTCTTCACCGTCAAGGGCCCCCTCGCGTCGGTACCCAGTCCGCAGCACCACCCGGTCATCGTCCAGGCGGGCAACTCGCCCCGCGGCATCGCCGCGTCAGCCCGGTTCGCCGATCTCATATTCGGCTTCGGCGGCAACCTCACGGCGCAGCAGAACCATCGCAAACTGCTCGACGAGGCACTCCTCGCCGAGGGGCGTGACCCGGCCCGTACGGGCATCCTCTGGGCCACGCAGGTCATCGTCGGCCGCACGGCGGCCGAAGCACGGGCACGCCGCGACGCCGTGCACGAGTTCTGGAACGAGGAGGCCGTCGCCACCTACCTGTCGCACAACGCCGGCTACGACCTCTCCACGCTGCCGCAGTCGTTCCGCCTGGCCGAGCTGCGCGACGAGATCGTCGCTGCCAACGCCAGTCCAGCGGGCCTCATCGGCTCGCTCGTCGCCGAGTTCGGTGAGAACCACACGATGAGCCGCGGCGAGTTCTTCGCACACGGCCGAGGGAGCGCGACGGGACTGGACCACAGCATCGTCGGCGACCCCGCCACCGTCGCCGACGCCTTGGAGGAGAACTTCGCCGCGACCGGATCACGCGGCGGCTACATGCTCTCCTGCCCGCTGGCCATGCCCTCGGGCTTCGCCGAGATCAGCGAGCTGCTGCTGCCCGAGCTGCGCCGCCGCGGCGCGCTCGCACCGGCCTACCCCGGCGCCACTCTGCGCGAGAACCTGGCGGTGTGA
- a CDS encoding ABC transporter ATP-binding protein, which yields MSATNALDNVDLTVPPGRFVSLIGPSGCGKSTLLRIVAGLERPDRGEVRVHGVPPAQACAAKMIGLVPQSPALLPWLSVLRNVTLPQKMNKGAAGRRARIAGFAERGATADSDMRDLLVKAGLGEALDKLPAELSGGMQQRAAIVRAFGLRPDVLVMDEPFSALDEFTRESLQDQLLDLWDELKTTVLFVTHSVPEAVRLSDTVVVMAPRPGRIVDTIDVDLPRPRGERLFGERRFHEYEDLIRDRLRRAWHGEAA from the coding sequence TTGTCCGCGACGAATGCCCTCGACAACGTGGATCTGACGGTGCCGCCCGGCCGCTTCGTCAGCCTCATCGGGCCCAGCGGCTGCGGCAAGTCGACACTGCTGCGCATCGTGGCCGGCCTCGAGCGGCCCGACCGGGGCGAGGTCCGGGTGCACGGCGTGCCCCCGGCGCAGGCATGCGCCGCCAAGATGATCGGGCTCGTGCCGCAGAGCCCGGCGTTGCTGCCTTGGCTGTCCGTGCTGCGGAACGTCACACTGCCGCAGAAGATGAACAAGGGTGCCGCCGGCCGCCGTGCGCGCATCGCCGGCTTCGCCGAGCGGGGGGCCACAGCGGATTCCGACATGAGGGATCTCCTCGTCAAGGCGGGTCTGGGTGAGGCCCTGGACAAGCTCCCGGCAGAGCTGTCCGGCGGCATGCAGCAGCGTGCCGCGATCGTGCGCGCCTTCGGCCTGCGGCCCGACGTGCTCGTCATGGACGAGCCGTTCTCCGCACTCGACGAATTCACTCGCGAGAGCCTCCAGGACCAATTGCTCGACCTCTGGGACGAGCTGAAGACGACCGTCCTGTTCGTCACCCATTCCGTCCCCGAGGCCGTCCGGCTCTCCGACACCGTGGTCGTCATGGCCCCGCGCCCCGGGCGCATCGTGGACACCATCGACGTCGACCTGCCCCGGCCGCGCGGTGAGCGCCTCTTCGGGGAGCGCCGTTTCCACGAGTACGAGGACCTGATCCGAGACCGCCTTCGCCGTGCCTGGCACGGCGAAGCCGCCTGA
- a CDS encoding FAD-dependent oxidoreductase encodes MKHRIVVLGAGYAGAYVAGTLARRLSPADTGITVVNAEPDFVQRLRLHQLAAGQEIEAPQLADVFAGTGIRLRLARVTAVDPERQVVAVADADGGGELGYDTLLYALGSHVADGGVPGVAEHAFDVTGRPSALRLRERLDSLGRRGQGGSVLVVGDGLTGIETATEIAESRPGLSVTLVARGELGARLSAGARGHLRRACERLGITVLEQTSVEAVEATRVLCADGTALASDATVWTAGFAAGPIAAAGGLEVTENGRIVVDRTMRSVSHPDVYAAGDSAYAIGDNGRPLPMSCASAGYTGRQAADAIVGRLTSRKIPNTKLEYLGNHISLGRRDGILQMVDDEAQAKPKYVGGRKAARIKAGILKVSLWATSHPTFGLPKRKHRLAAAPDPSVGKTVRPLQTEEPPMAENTDVVVHTWSKGDHRRQLPQAEQGGASAIAAGSLTRPSTFEGRETQR; translated from the coding sequence ATGAAGCACCGCATCGTCGTCCTCGGCGCCGGCTACGCCGGGGCCTACGTGGCCGGGACCCTGGCCCGCCGGCTGTCCCCGGCGGACACCGGGATCACGGTGGTCAACGCCGAGCCGGACTTCGTCCAGCGGCTGCGGCTGCACCAGCTCGCGGCCGGCCAGGAGATCGAGGCTCCACAGCTCGCCGACGTCTTCGCGGGCACGGGGATACGGCTGCGCCTGGCCCGTGTCACCGCCGTCGACCCCGAGCGCCAGGTCGTCGCCGTGGCCGACGCCGACGGCGGCGGCGAACTCGGCTACGACACGCTTCTCTACGCGCTCGGCAGCCACGTCGCCGACGGCGGCGTCCCCGGCGTGGCCGAGCACGCCTTCGACGTCACCGGCAGGCCGTCGGCTCTGCGCCTGCGCGAGCGCCTGGACAGCCTGGGCAGGCGGGGCCAAGGCGGGAGTGTGCTGGTCGTCGGCGACGGGCTGACCGGCATCGAGACCGCCACCGAGATCGCCGAGTCCCGGCCCGGCCTGTCGGTGACGCTGGTCGCCCGCGGCGAGCTGGGAGCCCGGCTCTCCGCCGGAGCCCGCGGTCACCTGCGTCGGGCCTGCGAGCGGCTGGGCATCACCGTCCTGGAGCAGACCAGCGTCGAAGCCGTCGAAGCCACGCGGGTACTGTGTGCCGACGGCACCGCCCTGGCGTCCGACGCGACCGTGTGGACGGCCGGGTTCGCGGCCGGCCCCATCGCCGCCGCCGGCGGGCTGGAGGTCACCGAGAACGGTCGGATCGTCGTCGACCGCACCATGAGGTCGGTCTCGCACCCGGACGTCTACGCCGCCGGCGACAGCGCCTACGCCATCGGCGACAACGGCCGGCCGCTGCCGATGTCCTGCGCTTCGGCCGGCTACACCGGCCGGCAGGCCGCGGACGCGATCGTGGGACGCCTCACCAGCCGCAAGATCCCGAACACCAAGCTGGAGTACCTGGGCAACCACATCAGCCTCGGGCGGCGGGACGGGATCCTGCAGATGGTCGACGACGAAGCGCAGGCAAAGCCGAAGTATGTGGGAGGCCGGAAGGCCGCGCGGATCAAGGCGGGCATCCTCAAGGTGTCGCTGTGGGCCACCTCGCACCCGACCTTCGGCCTGCCCAAGCGCAAGCACCGCCTGGCCGCCGCGCCGGATCCGTCCGTCGGGAAGACGGTCCGACCCCTGCAAACGGAGGAGCCACCTATGGCTGAGAACACCGATGTCGTCGTGCACACCTGGTCCAAGGGCGACCACCGCCGGCAACTGCCGCAGGCCGAGCAGGGCGGGGCGTCGGCCATCGCAGCGGGCAGCCTGACCAGGCCTTCGACATTCGAAGGGAGAGAGACCCAGAGATGA
- a CDS encoding oxidoreductase codes for MTTTNRPVALVTGASTGIGKAAALALAAAGFETVGTSRKTSGADRRDGVTFLALDVGSDDSVAAAVEQVIERFGRIDVLVNNAGIGSSGADEENSLAQAQRLFNINVFGVMRMTKAVLPHMRAQGSGRIINISSVLGFLPAPYMATYSASKHALEGYTESLDHEIREHGVRALIVQPGGTKSSFEASTVEPDMPMQIYAEQRRIADKLALAVNEDGDDPATVAKVIVAAATDSKPKVRYAAGRSARLLSAAHRILPAGVFDGQIRKTNKLAG; via the coding sequence ATGACTACAACAAACCGACCGGTGGCACTCGTGACAGGCGCGTCCACCGGTATCGGAAAGGCGGCCGCCCTCGCGCTCGCCGCAGCGGGTTTCGAGACGGTGGGGACGAGCCGGAAGACGTCGGGAGCCGACCGTCGCGACGGCGTGACGTTCCTCGCCCTCGACGTGGGCAGCGACGATTCGGTCGCTGCCGCGGTCGAGCAGGTGATCGAGCGGTTCGGGCGGATCGACGTCCTGGTCAACAACGCGGGCATCGGCTCCTCGGGCGCCGACGAGGAAAACTCTCTCGCGCAGGCCCAGCGCCTCTTCAACATCAACGTCTTCGGTGTGATGCGCATGACCAAGGCCGTTCTCCCGCACATGCGCGCCCAGGGAAGCGGGCGCATCATCAACATCTCGTCCGTCCTCGGGTTCCTCCCCGCGCCCTACATGGCCACCTACTCGGCGTCCAAGCACGCGCTCGAGGGGTACACCGAGTCCCTGGACCATGAGATCCGCGAACACGGGGTCCGGGCCCTTATCGTCCAGCCGGGCGGTACCAAATCCTCGTTCGAGGCGAGCACCGTCGAGCCCGACATGCCCATGCAGATCTACGCGGAGCAGCGGCGCATCGCCGACAAGCTGGCGTTGGCGGTCAACGAGGACGGCGACGACCCCGCCACCGTCGCGAAGGTGATCGTCGCGGCCGCCACCGACTCCAAGCCGAAGGTGCGGTACGCCGCCGGCCGGAGCGCCCGGCTCCTCAGCGCTGCGCACCGTATCCTTCCCGCCGGGGTCTTCGACGGACAGATCCGCAAGACCAACAAGCTCGCCGGCTGA
- a CDS encoding type II toxin-antitoxin system VapB family antitoxin: MSRTVIDLDDEALEAAAKELGTTTKRDTINTALREVTARYRRLRALDEARELAAEGALDIDLLLDKSKYRPTSPADGGRDAGADE, from the coding sequence ATGAGTCGCACTGTCATCGACCTCGACGACGAGGCCTTGGAAGCAGCCGCCAAGGAACTGGGCACGACAACCAAGCGCGACACCATCAACACCGCCCTGCGGGAGGTGACGGCCCGCTACCGACGGCTGCGCGCACTGGACGAAGCCCGTGAACTGGCAGCCGAAGGCGCCCTGGACATCGATCTTCTTCTCGACAAGAGCAAGTACCGACCCACAAGCCCGGCAGATGGCGGCCGCGACGCCGGAGCGGATGAGTGA
- a CDS encoding PIN domain nuclease, producing MTVADYLIDTSALARVLLGHSTAEWNDRIGAGLVAICDITELEVLYSARSLADRTRLKAALDATYAWCPVPEGVYRRSRVVQEQLTAKGEHRSAGPVDLLVAAAAEEAGLTLLHFDRDFETIARTTGQHVRMIDLRQ from the coding sequence GTGACCGTCGCCGACTACCTCATCGACACTTCCGCCCTCGCCCGTGTCCTGCTGGGTCACAGCACGGCCGAGTGGAACGACAGAATCGGCGCCGGGCTCGTCGCGATCTGCGACATCACCGAACTGGAAGTCCTCTACTCCGCCCGGTCACTCGCCGACCGCACCCGGCTGAAGGCGGCACTGGATGCCACCTACGCCTGGTGCCCCGTGCCGGAGGGCGTCTATCGCCGCTCCCGCGTGGTCCAGGAGCAGCTCACAGCCAAAGGTGAGCACCGCAGCGCGGGCCCCGTCGACCTCCTCGTGGCAGCCGCCGCCGAGGAGGCGGGACTCACCCTTCTCCACTTCGACCGGGACTTCGAAACCATCGCCCGCACAACGGGACAGCACGTGCGCATGATCGACCTCAGGCAGTAA
- a CDS encoding isochorismatase family cysteine hydrolase, with protein sequence MSDLRDRQLAHLTRPGSRPALVVVDVQRDFADPDRLKDYGLTDAALSALDQAVTRIGDLVDAARAADVAVMWVELGSAPARPWRSGNWLRGGDYDAPMSPDEPCVLGKPGADWYRVQPAEGEPRVVKRGYSGFLDTDLDARLRGAGCRWLTVVGLTSECCVHATALDAMQLDWPVVVPRDATAAYDLDVNAAALVQMGLNVAVLSDTDEIVELWKKGVR encoded by the coding sequence ATGTCCGACCTGCGCGACAGACAACTCGCCCACCTGACCCGGCCCGGCAGCAGGCCCGCGCTCGTGGTGGTCGACGTGCAACGGGACTTCGCCGATCCGGACCGCCTCAAGGACTACGGCCTGACGGATGCCGCACTGTCGGCGCTCGACCAGGCGGTCACCCGCATCGGCGACCTCGTCGACGCCGCGCGAGCGGCTGACGTGGCCGTCATGTGGGTCGAGTTGGGCAGTGCCCCGGCGAGGCCGTGGCGGTCGGGCAACTGGCTGCGCGGAGGCGACTACGACGCGCCCATGAGTCCGGACGAGCCGTGCGTCCTCGGTAAGCCCGGGGCCGACTGGTACCGCGTGCAGCCCGCCGAGGGCGAACCGCGCGTGGTCAAGCGCGGGTACAGCGGCTTCCTCGACACCGACCTCGACGCGCGGCTCCGCGGGGCCGGCTGCCGCTGGCTCACCGTCGTGGGTCTGACGAGCGAGTGCTGCGTCCACGCGACCGCCCTGGACGCCATGCAACTGGACTGGCCCGTCGTCGTCCCCCGGGACGCCACGGCCGCCTACGACCTCGACGTCAACGCCGCGGCCCTCGTGCAGATGGGACTCAACGTGGCCGTACTCAGCGACACCGACGAAATCGTCGAACTGTGGAAGAAAGGCGTGCGGTGA
- a CDS encoding LLM class flavin-dependent oxidoreductase — protein sequence MPAKEYGVFLPIANGGWMLSTTAPHPEATYAWNKRAALHAEAIGLDFIMSMAKWRGFGGSTDHWGRSLESMTMMAALAEATSRVKIWATVHTNVHNPAIAAKMFTTLQDISGGRAGMNIVNGAYAGEFEQYGEWDPRLSHEDRYRMTDLWTEAVTRLWTEDSVTMHTPYFDLVDCESRPHPVSRPTIINAGKSEDARRFQATYADGAFLGAATLDDMRVLSADVHGRAKANGRVCKTYSMLTVVQDETDELAAKKVKEWGAGLDREALTHMRRTWGVPEDQARAWAEGADGEAAFQTAYVAGSARTVTDHIEYIVREADLDGLMLIFPEYDKDMLLFGETVLPALRDRDERAV from the coding sequence GTGCCCGCGAAAGAGTATGGAGTTTTCCTCCCCATCGCGAACGGGGGCTGGATGCTGTCCACGACCGCGCCACACCCCGAGGCGACCTACGCGTGGAACAAGCGCGCGGCCCTGCACGCGGAGGCCATTGGTCTCGACTTCATCATGTCGATGGCGAAGTGGCGCGGCTTCGGCGGCAGCACCGACCACTGGGGCCGCTCGCTGGAATCGATGACGATGATGGCGGCGCTCGCCGAGGCGACCAGCCGGGTCAAGATCTGGGCGACCGTGCACACCAACGTCCACAATCCCGCCATCGCCGCGAAGATGTTCACCACCCTCCAGGACATCTCCGGCGGCCGCGCCGGCATGAACATCGTCAACGGCGCCTACGCGGGAGAGTTCGAGCAGTACGGGGAGTGGGACCCGCGGCTCAGCCACGAGGACCGCTACCGGATGACGGACCTGTGGACGGAGGCTGTCACCCGGCTGTGGACCGAGGACTCCGTCACCATGCACACGCCCTACTTCGATCTCGTCGACTGTGAGTCCCGCCCGCATCCGGTCAGCCGCCCGACCATCATCAACGCGGGCAAGTCGGAGGACGCGCGCCGATTCCAGGCCACCTACGCCGACGGGGCCTTCCTCGGTGCCGCAACCCTCGACGACATGCGGGTGCTCTCGGCAGACGTCCACGGGCGGGCGAAGGCCAACGGCCGGGTCTGCAAGACCTACTCGATGCTCACCGTCGTCCAGGACGAGACCGACGAGCTGGCCGCCAAGAAGGTGAAGGAGTGGGGCGCGGGCCTCGACCGCGAGGCACTCACGCACATGCGCCGCACCTGGGGCGTGCCCGAGGACCAGGCCCGCGCGTGGGCCGAGGGCGCCGACGGCGAGGCGGCTTTCCAGACCGCGTACGTCGCGGGATCGGCGCGAACGGTCACCGATCACATCGAGTACATCGTGCGCGAGGCCGACCTGGACGGGCTCATGCTGATCTTCCCGGAGTACGACAAGGACATGCTGCTGTTCGGCGAGACCGTGCTGCCGGCCCTGCGCGACCGCGACGAAAGGGCGGTCTGA
- a CDS encoding RNA polymerase sigma-70 factor — translation MTDHTTDLATEAFVAHRNLLFTVAYEMLGSAADAEDVLQETWLRWVKVDLGQVSDQRAYLVRITTRQALNRLRTIKRRREAYVGQWLPEPLLTTPDVAEDIELAESMSMAMMLVLESLSPTERAVFVLREVFEADYDEIAETVGKTPAAVRQIAHRARGHVDARRPRRTASPNETQAALESFRRAIETGNPQDLLDVLAPDVVLLSDGGGVTRAALRPVIGAEKIVRFYLGGSAKVEATITWEPTVVNGSPALAVHVGGELDGVMAVRVEDTRITGLYFVRNPEKLTRVTCETPLTLR, via the coding sequence ATGACCGACCACACCACCGACCTGGCGACCGAAGCGTTCGTCGCCCACCGCAACCTGCTGTTCACGGTCGCCTACGAGATGCTCGGATCGGCGGCCGACGCCGAAGACGTCCTCCAGGAGACCTGGTTACGCTGGGTCAAGGTCGACCTGGGGCAGGTGAGCGACCAGCGGGCGTACCTGGTGCGGATCACGACCCGGCAGGCGCTCAACCGGCTGCGCACCATCAAGCGCCGCCGCGAGGCGTACGTCGGCCAGTGGCTGCCCGAGCCGCTGCTCACCACGCCGGACGTGGCCGAGGACATCGAACTGGCCGAGAGCATGTCGATGGCGATGATGCTCGTCCTGGAAAGCCTTTCCCCGACCGAGCGGGCGGTGTTCGTGCTGCGCGAGGTCTTCGAGGCCGACTACGACGAGATCGCCGAGACCGTCGGCAAGACCCCGGCGGCCGTACGGCAGATCGCGCACCGCGCCCGTGGGCACGTCGACGCCCGCCGGCCCCGCCGGACCGCCTCTCCGAATGAGACACAAGCGGCACTGGAGTCCTTCCGACGCGCCATCGAGACCGGGAACCCGCAGGACCTCCTCGACGTACTCGCCCCCGATGTCGTTCTGCTCAGCGACGGCGGCGGCGTCACGCGCGCCGCGCTCAGGCCCGTCATCGGCGCCGAGAAGATCGTCCGCTTCTACCTCGGCGGCTCCGCCAAGGTCGAGGCCACGATCACCTGGGAGCCCACCGTGGTCAACGGCAGCCCAGCACTCGCCGTACACGTGGGCGGCGAGCTGGACGGCGTCATGGCCGTCCGTGTCGAGGACACCCGCATCACCGGCCTCTACTTCGTCCGCAACCCCGAGAAGCTGACCCGCGTCACCTGCGAGACCCCGCTCACCCTGCGCTGA
- a CDS encoding ABC transporter substrate-binding protein — translation MSPLQSRLIRSGLASIAAIALTTGVAGCGSDSDASASTGSEGSAISAKRCAENKAVGKITYLSGYQYQSSVSILEYIAASKLGYFNDLCLNVVLQPGTGDTAQNAKLLASGQATVSPVAQQDLIQARANGIDITGISSYSDAGLEILMTNKDITKLTQLDGKVVGHKGHVPATVQAMLVKAGVKWDSLKLVKQGYDPSVLPRRQGGLEALTGFVSNEPNQLKAAGDAVTVWRPIDYGVPSSLGAMAVNPAFAKAHPHAVEDILRAALHAYDYCSADDKHIAECVGYAAQLSGPTYDKKLNAAIWKTETQVVKENATPGQPLGGIDLKNVAALVDMLHQFKTVPDSVTPAQAKGWFDTSPVKNIYAADKLVWPAP, via the coding sequence ATGTCACCCTTGCAGTCCCGCCTCATCAGATCCGGGCTCGCATCCATCGCCGCGATCGCGCTGACGACCGGCGTCGCGGGATGCGGCTCGGACTCCGACGCCAGCGCCTCGACCGGCTCGGAAGGCTCCGCCATCTCCGCGAAGCGGTGCGCCGAGAACAAGGCCGTCGGCAAGATCACCTACCTGTCGGGCTACCAGTACCAGTCGTCGGTGTCGATCCTCGAGTACATCGCCGCAAGCAAGCTCGGCTACTTCAACGACCTCTGCCTGAACGTGGTTCTCCAGCCCGGCACCGGCGATACGGCGCAGAACGCCAAGCTGCTTGCCAGCGGCCAGGCGACCGTGAGTCCCGTCGCCCAGCAGGACCTCATCCAGGCCCGGGCCAACGGGATCGACATCACGGGTATCTCCTCGTACTCGGACGCCGGCCTCGAGATCCTGATGACGAACAAGGACATCACCAAGCTGACCCAGCTCGACGGCAAGGTCGTCGGCCACAAGGGCCACGTACCCGCCACCGTCCAGGCGATGCTGGTCAAGGCCGGAGTCAAGTGGGACTCGCTCAAGCTGGTCAAGCAGGGCTACGACCCTTCCGTACTGCCGCGCAGGCAGGGCGGGCTCGAAGCCCTCACCGGGTTCGTCTCCAACGAGCCCAACCAGCTCAAGGCGGCCGGCGACGCCGTCACGGTGTGGAGGCCGATCGACTACGGCGTCCCGAGCTCGCTCGGCGCGATGGCGGTGAATCCGGCGTTCGCCAAGGCGCACCCGCACGCCGTCGAGGACATCCTGCGCGCCGCGCTGCACGCCTACGACTACTGCTCGGCCGACGACAAGCACATCGCCGAGTGCGTCGGGTATGCGGCACAGCTGTCCGGACCGACGTACGACAAGAAGCTGAACGCGGCCATCTGGAAGACCGAGACGCAGGTCGTCAAGGAAAACGCTACGCCCGGACAGCCGTTGGGCGGCATCGACCTCAAGAACGTCGCGGCGCTCGTCGACATGCTGCACCAGTTCAAGACCGTGCCCGACAGCGTGACCCCCGCCCAGGCCAAGGGATGGTTCGACACTTCCCCCGTGAAGAACATCTACGCCGCCGACAAGCTCGTCTGGCCCGCCCCGTAG